One genomic segment of Microbacterium sp. BLY includes these proteins:
- a CDS encoding BMP family protein encodes MTISTTKKLLGATVAAGVVFALAGCGQAPTDESKGGSAPVDSDFKPCLISDAGGWNDKSFNQSAKEGMDSAADELGIKPLEFESANDNDYAPNLETAVSEGCTLIVSVGFKLSAATVESALANPEIDYAIIDDWADNDFDGTTDAPNIKPLVFDTAQAAYLGGYAAAAWSAESGVNKVGTFGGMQIPSVAVFMDGYQLGVEKYNEDKSADVEVFGWDAATQKGSFTGGFDANDTAKQTAQGVLDQGVDVILPVGGPVYQSAAAAINDSGKDTLMLGVDSDLAVADPSVADITLVSIMKAIDVAVRDATLAAAAGEFDPEPYIGTLENEGVKLSGFGDFEADLPEGLMDELSALQEQIISGDITVESENSPTR; translated from the coding sequence GTGACCATCTCCACCACCAAGAAGCTGCTCGGCGCGACGGTCGCCGCCGGTGTCGTCTTCGCTCTTGCCGGCTGCGGTCAGGCGCCGACCGACGAGTCCAAGGGCGGCTCCGCCCCCGTCGACTCCGACTTCAAGCCCTGCCTCATCTCCGACGCCGGCGGCTGGAACGACAAGTCGTTCAACCAGTCCGCCAAGGAGGGTATGGACAGCGCCGCCGACGAGCTCGGCATCAAGCCGCTCGAGTTCGAGTCGGCGAACGACAACGACTACGCGCCGAACCTGGAGACCGCGGTCTCCGAGGGCTGCACGCTCATCGTCTCGGTCGGCTTCAAGCTGTCGGCCGCCACGGTCGAGTCCGCGCTCGCGAACCCCGAGATCGACTACGCGATCATCGACGACTGGGCCGACAACGACTTCGACGGCACCACCGACGCACCGAACATCAAGCCCCTGGTCTTCGACACCGCTCAGGCTGCCTACCTCGGCGGCTACGCCGCGGCCGCCTGGTCCGCGGAGAGCGGCGTGAACAAGGTCGGCACCTTCGGCGGCATGCAGATCCCGTCGGTCGCCGTCTTCATGGACGGCTACCAGCTCGGTGTCGAGAAGTACAACGAGGACAAGTCGGCCGACGTCGAGGTCTTCGGTTGGGACGCCGCCACCCAGAAGGGCTCCTTCACGGGCGGCTTCGACGCCAACGACACGGCCAAGCAGACCGCCCAGGGCGTGCTCGACCAGGGTGTCGACGTCATCCTCCCCGTCGGCGGCCCGGTCTACCAGAGCGCCGCAGCGGCGATCAACGACAGCGGCAAGGACACGCTGATGCTCGGTGTCGACAGCGACCTCGCCGTGGCCGACCCCAGCGTCGCCGACATCACGCTCGTCTCGATCATGAAGGCCATCGACGTGGCCGTCCGCGACGCGACGCTCGCGGCCGCCGCCGGCGAGTTCGACCCGGAGCCCTACATCGGCACGCTCGAGAACGAGGGCGTCAAGCTCTCCGGCTTCGGCGACTTCGAGGCTGACCTGCCCGAGGGCCTCATGGACGAGCTGTCCGCTCTGCAGGAGCAGATCATCTCCGGCGACATCACGGTGGAGTCCGAGAACTCTCCCACCCGCTGA
- a CDS encoding ABC transporter ATP-binding protein, producing MKLELRGITKRFGSLVANDHIDLVVEPGQIHALLGENGAGKSTLMNVLYGLYQADEGEILLDDVVQHFRGPGDAMAAGIGMVHQHFMLVPVFTVAENVMLGHEQTKGVGTLDIAKAREHVRAVAARFGFDIDPDAVVGDLPVGVQQRVEIIKALSSDAKVLVFDEPTAVLTPQETDELMAIMRQLRDEGTAIVFITHKLREVREVADRITIVRLGRVVGEASPTATNAELASLMVGRAVELTVHKEAPRLGEGGLEVRNLRVLTPTGAIVVDDVDFTVRPGEVLAVAGVQGNGQTELVEAIVGLAARVEGSVVLDGVELVGKSVRGILDAGVGFVPEDRTEDGLVAEFSVAENLILDRSDDPAFSRFGTLRRGALEEFAKERIAEYDIRTQGPETAAGTLSGGNQQKVVIAREMSRELRLFVAAQPTRGVDVGSIEFIHKRIIETRDAGIPVIVISTELDEVAALADRIAVMYRGTIVGIVPGDTPRETLGLMMAGAADAEVTA from the coding sequence ATGAAGCTCGAACTTCGCGGCATCACCAAGCGATTCGGCAGCCTCGTGGCGAACGACCACATCGATCTCGTGGTCGAACCCGGTCAGATCCACGCTCTTCTCGGTGAGAACGGTGCCGGCAAGTCGACGCTGATGAACGTGCTCTACGGTCTCTACCAGGCTGACGAGGGCGAGATCCTCCTCGACGACGTCGTGCAGCACTTCCGCGGCCCCGGCGATGCGATGGCCGCCGGGATCGGGATGGTGCATCAGCACTTCATGCTCGTCCCGGTGTTCACGGTCGCCGAGAACGTCATGCTCGGGCACGAGCAGACCAAGGGCGTCGGCACGCTCGACATCGCGAAGGCGCGGGAGCACGTGCGGGCGGTCGCTGCGCGGTTCGGGTTCGACATCGATCCGGACGCCGTCGTGGGCGATCTGCCGGTCGGTGTGCAGCAGCGCGTCGAGATCATCAAGGCGCTCTCCAGTGACGCGAAGGTCCTCGTCTTCGACGAGCCGACCGCGGTGCTCACCCCGCAGGAGACCGACGAGCTGATGGCCATCATGCGCCAGCTCCGCGACGAGGGCACCGCCATCGTCTTCATCACGCACAAGCTGCGCGAGGTGCGCGAGGTCGCCGACCGCATCACGATCGTGCGCCTCGGCCGGGTGGTGGGGGAGGCCTCGCCGACGGCGACCAACGCCGAGCTGGCGTCGCTCATGGTCGGCCGTGCCGTCGAGCTCACCGTGCACAAGGAGGCTCCGCGTCTCGGCGAGGGCGGCCTGGAGGTCCGGAACCTCCGCGTGCTCACCCCGACCGGCGCCATCGTCGTCGATGACGTCGACTTCACGGTGCGCCCGGGCGAGGTCCTCGCCGTCGCGGGGGTGCAGGGCAACGGGCAGACCGAGCTCGTGGAGGCCATCGTCGGCCTCGCCGCGCGTGTCGAGGGCAGCGTCGTCCTCGACGGCGTCGAACTCGTCGGCAAGAGCGTGCGCGGCATCCTCGACGCGGGGGTCGGCTTCGTCCCGGAGGACCGCACGGAGGACGGGCTCGTCGCCGAGTTCTCGGTCGCCGAGAACCTCATCCTCGACCGCTCCGACGATCCCGCCTTCAGCCGGTTCGGCACTCTGCGCCGCGGCGCGCTCGAAGAGTTCGCGAAGGAGCGCATCGCCGAGTACGACATCCGCACGCAGGGTCCGGAGACCGCCGCGGGCACCCTCTCCGGAGGAAACCAGCAGAAGGTCGTCATCGCGCGTGAGATGAGCCGGGAGCTGCGGCTCTTCGTGGCGGCCCAGCCGACCCGCGGAGTCGACGTCGGCTCGATCGAGTTCATCCACAAGCGGATCATCGAGACGCGCGACGCGGGCATCCCGGTGATCGTCATCTCGACCGAGCTCGACGAGGTCGCCGCCCTCGCCGACCGGATCGCGGTCATGTACCGCGGCACCATCGTCGGCATCGTCCCCGGTGACACCCCCCGGGAGACACTCGGACTCATGATGGCCGGAGCGGCCGATGCGGAGGTGACCGCGTGA
- a CDS encoding ABC transporter permease — translation MSGATPGAGDITTGLPPEQLPPSRGLAEEVPPIPRGNAILKEILRGSMVTTILAIVLALIVGGVLIAFTNEDVLEASGYFFNKPSDTFAAAWNAVYNGYEALFRGAFFNARGADFAAQIRPLTNTLGFAAPLIAAGLGVALAFRVGLFNIGARGQMLVGVAVAALLTFNLDLPIWFHLPVTLLAGIAGGALWGGIAGLIKARTGAHEVILTIMLNYIAYYLLLWMIRTPGLLQKPGTNQALGSATPESAQFPTLLGPQFPLLDLGFVIVVIATVFVWWLIERSSLGMRMRAVGENPSAARAAGISVKRVYVYAMLFAGGLAGLAGMNQLQGAVTTGVTETIDAGIGFDAITVALLGRSRAWGTFAAGILFGALKAGSFSMQAQDIPVDIVLVVQSLVVLFIAAPPLLRAVFFLPKSDAEKAAKARAKAAKKAVTA, via the coding sequence GTGAGCGGCGCGACACCCGGTGCAGGAGACATCACGACGGGCCTGCCCCCCGAGCAGCTGCCGCCCAGCCGGGGCCTCGCGGAGGAGGTGCCGCCGATTCCGCGCGGCAACGCCATCCTCAAGGAGATCCTGCGCGGCAGCATGGTCACGACGATCCTGGCGATCGTCCTCGCGCTGATCGTGGGCGGCGTCCTCATCGCCTTCACGAACGAGGACGTGCTGGAAGCGTCCGGCTACTTCTTCAACAAGCCGAGCGACACGTTCGCCGCGGCCTGGAACGCCGTTTACAACGGCTACGAGGCGCTGTTCCGCGGGGCGTTCTTCAACGCGCGCGGGGCCGACTTCGCCGCGCAGATCCGCCCGCTGACGAACACGCTGGGCTTCGCCGCGCCGCTGATCGCCGCGGGTCTGGGCGTCGCGCTCGCCTTCCGCGTCGGCCTGTTCAACATCGGTGCCCGCGGTCAGATGCTCGTCGGCGTCGCGGTCGCGGCCCTGCTGACGTTCAACCTCGACCTGCCGATCTGGTTCCACCTCCCCGTCACGCTGCTCGCCGGCATCGCCGGCGGTGCGCTCTGGGGCGGCATCGCCGGTCTCATCAAGGCGCGCACGGGAGCGCACGAGGTGATCCTCACGATCATGCTCAACTACATCGCGTACTACCTGCTGCTGTGGATGATCCGGACGCCCGGGCTCCTGCAGAAGCCGGGGACCAACCAGGCGCTCGGCTCGGCCACGCCGGAGAGCGCGCAGTTCCCGACCCTCCTCGGCCCGCAGTTCCCGCTGCTCGACCTCGGGTTCGTGATCGTGGTGATCGCGACGGTCTTCGTGTGGTGGCTCATCGAGCGCTCCTCGCTGGGCATGCGCATGCGCGCGGTGGGGGAGAACCCGTCCGCCGCCCGCGCCGCGGGCATCAGCGTCAAGCGCGTGTACGTCTACGCGATGCTCTTCGCGGGCGGCCTGGCCGGCCTGGCGGGTATGAACCAGCTCCAGGGCGCGGTCACCACCGGCGTCACGGAGACCATCGACGCCGGCATCGGGTTCGATGCCATCACGGTGGCGCTCCTCGGGCGCAGCCGGGCGTGGGGGACGTTCGCCGCCGGAATCCTGTTCGGCGCCCTCAAAGCCGGCTCGTTCTCGATGCAGGCGCAGGACATCCCGGTCGACATCGTGCTCGTCGTGCAGTCGCTCGTCGTGCTGTTCATCGCGGCGCCGCCGCTGCTGCGCGCGGTGTTCTTCCTCCCCAAGTCCGATGCAGAGAAGGCGGCCAAGGCGAGAGCCAAGGCCGCGAAGAAGGCGGTGACGGCATGA